One genomic window of Actinoalloteichus hoggarensis includes the following:
- a CDS encoding SDR family oxidoreductase, with amino-acid sequence MIRHSAHLPKTVLVTGASSGIGAATAARLVREGHTVVLGARRVDRLAESVTRLSGTGGAVDSVHLDVTDADSVRRAVDHVREEHGRLDVLINNAGVMPVSALAENKVEEWNRMIDVNIRGVLHGISAALPVMRAQRSGHVITVASTGAHEVVPTAAVYCATKYAAWAISEGLRIESEPWLRVTTITPGVTESELAETISDPDARAAMREYRSGAIPATAIADAMSYAINADPAVDVNEIIVRPVRQRP; translated from the coding sequence ATGATCAGACACTCTGCCCACCTGCCCAAGACCGTGCTCGTCACCGGAGCCTCCAGTGGGATCGGCGCCGCCACCGCCGCCCGGCTGGTGCGGGAGGGGCACACCGTCGTGCTGGGTGCCCGCCGCGTCGACCGGCTCGCGGAATCGGTGACCCGGTTGAGCGGCACCGGCGGCGCCGTCGACTCCGTGCATCTCGACGTCACCGACGCCGACAGCGTCCGACGGGCCGTCGATCACGTCCGCGAAGAGCACGGCAGGCTGGACGTGCTGATCAACAACGCAGGCGTGATGCCGGTGTCCGCCCTGGCGGAGAACAAGGTCGAGGAATGGAACCGGATGATCGACGTGAACATCCGGGGCGTGCTGCACGGGATCTCCGCCGCTCTTCCCGTCATGCGCGCCCAGCGATCGGGGCACGTCATCACGGTCGCCTCGACGGGAGCCCACGAGGTGGTCCCGACGGCGGCGGTCTACTGCGCGACGAAGTACGCGGCCTGGGCGATCAGCGAAGGACTGCGGATCGAGTCCGAACCCTGGCTTCGGGTCACGACCATCACCCCCGGTGTCACGGAGTCGGAGCTCGCCGAGACGATCTCCGATCCGGACGCGCGTGCCGCCATGCGTGAATACCGGTCCGGCGCGATCCCGGCCACCGCGATCGCCGATGCGATGAGCTACGCGATCAACGCCGATCCGGCCGTCGACGTCAACGAGATCATCGTGCGCCCGGTGCGGCAGCGGCCGTGA
- a CDS encoding helix-turn-helix domain-containing protein, producing the protein MEIGEYLRGLRGRLMPGRLGLPDTGQRRVTGLRREEVAVLAGISVDYYRRLEQGRERNPSVQIIESLARGLNLTTEERRHLFRLAGYSPPVQASADTVRPALAGQLGRWHDQAAFVLTGTLGVLAPNVVAQALFAPLTHADNLARAVFVDPAGRTFYRDWEHVAENTVAVLRHNSTLVPAAEFDPFIEELAEADDHFRTLWARRHVRGKTHAAKRIRHPEVGDLTLEYHALDVPESPGHQVIVYDAEPGTSAAEAFALLRLRAHGLRAAAAASVPGADVDSLGAARPRR; encoded by the coding sequence ATGGAGATCGGCGAGTATCTGCGCGGCCTGCGCGGCCGGTTGATGCCTGGGCGGCTCGGGCTGCCCGACACCGGACAGCGTCGCGTCACCGGTCTGCGACGCGAAGAGGTCGCGGTGCTGGCGGGCATCAGCGTGGACTACTACCGCCGCCTGGAGCAGGGCCGCGAGCGGAATCCCTCGGTGCAGATCATCGAATCCCTCGCCCGAGGCCTGAACCTCACCACGGAGGAACGGCGGCATCTCTTCAGGCTGGCGGGTTACAGCCCGCCGGTTCAGGCGTCGGCGGACACGGTCCGCCCCGCGTTGGCCGGGCAGCTCGGCCGCTGGCACGATCAGGCCGCCTTCGTCCTGACCGGCACCCTGGGCGTTCTGGCGCCGAATGTCGTCGCGCAGGCCCTCTTCGCCCCGTTGACACACGCGGACAATCTGGCTCGCGCGGTGTTCGTGGACCCGGCGGGCCGGACGTTCTATCGGGATTGGGAGCATGTCGCGGAGAACACGGTCGCCGTGCTGCGGCACAACTCCACCCTGGTGCCGGCCGCCGAATTCGACCCCTTCATCGAGGAGCTGGCCGAAGCCGACGATCACTTCCGAACGCTCTGGGCACGCAGGCACGTACGCGGCAAGACCCATGCGGCCAAACGGATCCGTCACCCCGAGGTGGGCGACCTGACTCTGGAGTACCACGCGCTCGACGTCCCCGAGAGCCCGGGACACCAGGTGATCGTCTACGACGCGGAGCCGGGCACCTCGGCGGCGGAGGCGTTCGCCCTGCTGCGACTGCGAGCACACGGTCTGCGTGCGGCCGCGGCCGCTTCGGTGCCGGGCGCGGACGTCGACTCCCTCGGGGCGGCGCGTCCGCGACGCTGA